From Streptomyces asiaticus, one genomic window encodes:
- a CDS encoding AAA family ATPase: MNASLGTGSRPGNDPWVAAVHADEYDNHPLGSGFLIDSRRVMTCAHVACPRWDKDAPLWVAFPKSDQLMDRRLPVSEVIAPSPENKRHRQDVAILVLADNVPESAAPLRRPTGGDLVGEPWWSFGFPDDVFGSSSAGEVGANLAHGWIRLDTASRYLVRPGYSGAALWSPTYQAVVGMVGQANSRGDALALTLFRADKCLPEEKLSALTEWSAQDAGESALAAWGWTLEDDPEAGRHWKPRARGVSTDAERGFRFRGRTAALTEIVEWITADEAPRHVLVVTGSPGVGKSAVLGRVVTSADTAIAATLPPADDSVRAPLGSVSCAVHAKGKTALEVAREIARAASAAVPQAVSDLAPSLRAALTDASRSPFTVVIDALDEATSAKQARLIARQIAIPLAETCADLHVRVMVGSRRRDDEGNLLAAFGDAARVIDLDNPAYFEESDLAAYALATLQLLGDERPGNPYADDRVARPVAARIARLADGNFLVAGLTSRTRGLRDTVAVAPADISFSPTVAAALHEYLARLPSIDGIAAETVLTALAYAEAPGLPLSLWGVAITALHGTCPKENHLRAFAHSAAANFLIETGVNDQNAGVFRLFHQALDDALKQSRVENGATEDDERALSRAFIAHGQTCGWDKAPAYLLRSLPRHALRGRVVDDLLADVTYPLHADLRRLIPVVGLTQTPEGRGPALILRKTPLAIDAGPAERAALFSVTETQEGLGRTYQEHAADSPYRAAWALVTPQAEEAVLEGHTEEVRAVCGLVVRGHSVLASAAEDGTLRLWDPVLARVTRVLQPRFGGIRALWNCTIDNHPHLALGTGDVVRLWDPATAADAGQLLALKGHGSTVYDLCQLQAGDSTYLATASADKTVRLWDPTTGDCVRVITGHTDWVNAVCRIPSPHGDLLASAGVDATVHLWNPLSSKTPLRVLTGHKDAINAMCAIEIGGHVLLATGGSDATVRLWDPVTGEAVRTSRRAEPVLRLCPLEVEGQLLLACTTGDSIQLWDAASDDAVVTLHGHSDDIGALCTLPIHERTLLASGGLDHTVRLWDPARAQVKDAHAVHAVCTVSVDGRRVLVTGGDDGVQVRDTVTGQAERSLKGPSDCVRALCPLVIDGRTLVAAADDDSCVVLWDLGSADVFGEYGRHEAAVHAICSLTVGRRTLLASASADCTVRVWDPERAETVQTLWHPYGVYAVCAVDVGGVQLLASASGGPDGRVHLWDPTTGERVGHQWRASTAVLAMCSLRIGKQSVIAAATIDGETWLWDAATGQCVHDSEEPALRHTGAINALCTVEHAGRTLLVTASSDRTVCLWDPTTATRVMEVPVRHVALGVAWFEGLLAVGLDRGLQALIFKLPS, from the coding sequence GTGAACGCGTCCCTTGGCACCGGTTCGCGCCCGGGCAACGACCCTTGGGTCGCGGCGGTGCACGCCGACGAGTATGACAACCATCCCTTGGGGTCCGGGTTCCTCATCGACAGCCGGCGCGTGATGACCTGTGCCCATGTCGCCTGTCCCCGATGGGACAAGGACGCGCCTCTGTGGGTGGCTTTTCCCAAGTCCGACCAACTCATGGACCGGCGGCTGCCGGTGAGCGAGGTGATCGCCCCAAGCCCGGAAAACAAGCGGCACAGACAGGACGTCGCGATCCTGGTGCTCGCAGACAACGTTCCCGAGTCGGCGGCACCTTTGCGCCGTCCCACCGGTGGAGACCTCGTGGGCGAGCCCTGGTGGTCTTTCGGTTTCCCCGACGACGTCTTCGGCAGTTCCTCCGCCGGGGAGGTGGGAGCAAACCTGGCTCACGGCTGGATCCGGCTGGACACCGCCTCGCGGTACCTGGTGCGCCCCGGCTACAGCGGCGCCGCCTTGTGGTCGCCCACCTATCAGGCGGTAGTCGGGATGGTGGGCCAGGCGAACAGTCGCGGCGATGCCCTTGCGCTGACGCTGTTCCGGGCAGACAAATGCCTTCCTGAGGAGAAGTTGTCCGCCCTGACGGAGTGGTCGGCTCAAGACGCAGGTGAAAGCGCACTCGCCGCTTGGGGCTGGACCCTGGAGGACGACCCCGAGGCCGGGCGGCACTGGAAGCCGCGGGCGCGCGGCGTCAGCACGGACGCGGAGCGGGGTTTCCGGTTTCGCGGTCGCACCGCGGCCCTGACCGAGATCGTCGAGTGGATCACCGCCGATGAGGCACCCAGGCATGTCCTGGTGGTCACAGGATCCCCCGGGGTGGGAAAGTCGGCCGTGCTCGGGCGGGTCGTGACGTCCGCCGACACCGCCATCGCGGCGACTCTGCCCCCAGCGGACGACAGCGTACGCGCCCCTCTGGGCTCGGTGTCCTGCGCCGTCCATGCCAAGGGCAAGACCGCGCTCGAAGTCGCCCGTGAGATTGCCCGCGCAGCGTCTGCGGCGGTTCCGCAAGCTGTGAGTGATCTCGCTCCCAGCCTGCGTGCGGCGCTCACCGATGCCTCAAGATCACCCTTCACCGTCGTCATCGACGCGCTCGATGAGGCCACCAGCGCCAAGCAGGCCCGACTTATCGCCCGCCAGATCGCCATTCCCCTCGCCGAAACATGCGCGGACCTGCACGTACGCGTCATGGTCGGCAGTAGGCGCCGAGACGATGAAGGGAATCTGCTCGCTGCCTTCGGTGATGCCGCACGCGTGATCGACCTGGACAACCCCGCGTACTTCGAGGAATCCGATCTTGCGGCGTACGCGCTGGCAACACTGCAACTGCTCGGTGATGAAAGACCGGGCAACCCCTACGCCGACGACCGTGTGGCCCGCCCTGTCGCCGCCCGTATCGCCCGGTTGGCCGATGGCAACTTCTTGGTGGCGGGGCTGACCTCACGTACCCGCGGATTGCGTGACACGGTCGCGGTGGCCCCGGCGGACATCTCGTTCAGCCCCACGGTCGCCGCGGCGCTGCACGAATACCTGGCACGACTGCCCTCGATCGACGGCATCGCCGCGGAAACGGTGCTCACTGCGCTCGCCTACGCCGAAGCCCCGGGACTACCGCTCTCCCTCTGGGGCGTCGCCATCACGGCGCTACACGGCACCTGCCCGAAGGAGAACCATCTGCGCGCGTTCGCGCATTCCGCGGCGGCCAACTTCCTGATCGAGACTGGTGTCAACGACCAGAACGCCGGGGTCTTCCGTCTCTTCCACCAGGCACTCGACGACGCGCTCAAGCAGTCCCGCGTCGAAAACGGAGCCACGGAGGACGACGAGCGGGCTCTCTCTCGCGCCTTCATCGCCCACGGACAGACCTGCGGCTGGGACAAGGCACCTGCATACCTCCTGCGTTCGCTGCCGCGGCACGCGCTGCGTGGCCGAGTCGTGGACGACCTGCTCGCCGACGTGACATACCCCCTCCACGCCGACCTGCGCCGGCTAATCCCGGTGGTGGGGCTGACGCAGACACCCGAGGGGCGAGGACCTGCGCTGATTCTGCGTAAGACGCCCCTGGCCATCGATGCCGGACCTGCGGAACGTGCGGCGCTGTTCAGCGTCACCGAAACCCAGGAGGGGCTCGGCCGTACCTATCAGGAGCACGCGGCAGACAGTCCCTACCGGGCCGCGTGGGCGCTGGTCACTCCGCAGGCCGAGGAGGCGGTCCTCGAAGGCCACACAGAAGAGGTCCGTGCCGTGTGCGGCCTCGTCGTCAGGGGACATTCCGTGCTCGCCAGCGCAGCCGAGGACGGCACTCTGCGTCTGTGGGATCCAGTTCTGGCCCGGGTGACACGAGTCCTGCAGCCCCGATTCGGCGGGATCAGGGCGCTGTGGAACTGCACGATCGACAATCACCCGCACCTGGCCCTCGGCACCGGAGACGTGGTGCGCCTATGGGATCCGGCGACAGCGGCCGATGCCGGGCAACTCCTTGCCCTGAAGGGACATGGCAGCACCGTGTACGACCTCTGCCAACTTCAGGCCGGGGACAGTACTTATCTGGCCACCGCCAGTGCAGACAAGACCGTACGTCTCTGGGATCCCACCACTGGAGATTGCGTACGGGTGATCACAGGGCACACCGACTGGGTCAACGCCGTGTGCCGCATCCCGTCGCCCCACGGTGACCTACTCGCCTCAGCAGGCGTCGACGCGACCGTGCACCTCTGGAACCCGCTCTCGAGTAAGACGCCGCTGCGCGTGCTGACCGGGCACAAAGACGCGATCAACGCCATGTGCGCGATCGAGATCGGCGGTCACGTGCTGCTGGCCACTGGCGGCTCGGATGCGACCGTACGGCTATGGGACCCCGTGACAGGGGAAGCCGTGCGGACCAGCCGCCGCGCGGAGCCTGTGCTCAGGCTGTGCCCGCTGGAAGTGGAGGGCCAGTTACTGCTCGCCTGCACGACAGGCGATTCCATACAGCTGTGGGATGCCGCGTCTGACGACGCCGTCGTCACGCTACATGGGCACAGTGACGATATCGGGGCGCTGTGCACGCTCCCCATTCACGAACGTACGCTCCTCGCGAGCGGTGGCCTCGACCACACGGTGCGCCTCTGGGACCCGGCAAGGGCACAGGTCAAGGATGCCCATGCCGTTCACGCGGTATGCACGGTGTCCGTGGACGGACGCAGGGTCCTGGTGACCGGTGGCGATGACGGAGTGCAGGTGCGAGACACTGTCACAGGCCAGGCCGAACGGTCTCTGAAAGGCCCGAGCGACTGCGTGCGCGCACTGTGTCCACTGGTCATCGACGGCCGCACCCTCGTGGCCGCAGCCGACGATGACAGCTGCGTCGTCCTGTGGGACCTGGGATCAGCGGATGTGTTCGGCGAGTACGGGAGACACGAGGCTGCTGTTCACGCCATCTGCTCTCTGACCGTGGGCAGACGCACGCTTCTCGCCAGTGCCAGCGCCGACTGCACCGTGCGCGTGTGGGATCCCGAAAGGGCAGAGACCGTCCAGACGCTATGGCATCCCTACGGCGTGTACGCGGTGTGCGCCGTCGATGTCGGCGGAGTCCAACTTCTGGCTTCAGCCAGCGGTGGGCCTGACGGCCGAGTTCACCTGTGGGATCCCACAACTGGCGAACGCGTCGGACATCAATGGCGCGCCTCGACGGCGGTTCTCGCCATGTGCTCCTTGCGCATCGGCAAGCAATCGGTCATCGCCGCCGCGACGATTGACGGCGAGACATGGCTCTGGGACGCCGCCACTGGGCAGTGTGTCCACGACTCTGAGGAGCCCGCCCTGCGCCACACCGGCGCGATCAACGCCCTCTGTACCGTCGAACATGCTGGTCGTACGCTCCTGGTCACTGCGAGCAGCGACAGGACGGTGTGTCTATGGGACCCGACCACCGCGACGCGGGTCATGGAGGTCCCCGTCCGCCATGTGGCCCTGGGGGTGGCCTGGTTCGAGGGACTACTTGCCGTAGGCCTCGACCGAGGGCTGCAGGCCCTCATCTTCAAACTGCCGTCCTGA
- a CDS encoding CU044_2847 family protein — MSTQQVSYALDDETIVRFEIEEADTFRPVGTEEVLGRVREAVRPAVEAARAVLDRIREVRPAEVEVKFGVKASGTAQWVVAKAATEANFEITLVWRPGETSNAAPDSP; from the coding sequence GTGTCGACGCAGCAGGTCTCGTACGCGCTTGACGACGAGACCATTGTGCGATTCGAGATCGAGGAGGCGGACACCTTCCGACCGGTGGGGACGGAGGAAGTGCTGGGCAGGGTCCGCGAAGCCGTGCGGCCGGCAGTGGAGGCCGCACGCGCTGTCCTGGACCGAATACGGGAGGTGCGCCCTGCCGAGGTGGAGGTCAAGTTCGGCGTGAAAGCCAGCGGGACGGCGCAGTGGGTGGTGGCCAAGGCTGCCACCGAGGCGAACTTCGAGATCACCCTGGTCTGGCGACCGGGCGAGACTTCGAACGCGGCCCCCGACAGCCCGTGA
- a CDS encoding tyrosine-type recombinase/integrase: MAALPWTEVSIDALWPRISQQIVEVAYELYGEAPKADSVRTLSLSLESGDNLASFRVKQEQKRRKWADAYVETGRVWTHESGEALHPDWISRRFTRLVELSGLPPARLHDLRHLAATLSLLAGTDIKVVQEKLGHSSRQITSDTYTSVLPEMMRAEAESVMAVVPRDVPFQVRTPLTIPERAWQGDIAVFFVHGARQSGDAWAVGAQTQPGSDLLGMITLSGRGQDDAANAAVKWIRDHCTANDLELVRVENFNDRYPEEQRAGFSLTRFTIARSESPGLDGWALPTGLPPTAARTARRSSKGHRETA, encoded by the coding sequence ATGGCCGCACTGCCCTGGACGGAGGTCAGCATCGATGCCCTCTGGCCGCGGATCTCCCAGCAGATCGTGGAGGTCGCCTACGAGCTGTACGGCGAAGCGCCGAAGGCCGACAGCGTTCGCACCCTGTCCCTGAGCTTGGAGTCCGGCGACAACCTGGCCAGCTTCCGCGTGAAGCAGGAGCAGAAGCGCCGGAAGTGGGCGGACGCCTACGTTGAGACCGGCCGCGTGTGGACGCACGAGAGCGGCGAGGCGCTGCACCCCGACTGGATCTCCCGACGCTTCACCCGTCTCGTGGAACTGTCCGGGCTGCCGCCGGCCCGCCTGCACGACCTCCGCCACCTCGCAGCCACTCTGTCCCTCCTCGCCGGGACCGACATCAAGGTGGTCCAGGAGAAGCTGGGGCACTCCTCGCGCCAGATCACCTCCGACACCTACACAAGCGTGCTACCCGAGATGATGCGAGCCGAGGCCGAGTCGGTCATGGCCGTCGTCCCCCGCGACGTCCCCTTCCAGGTCCGCACCCCACTGACGATCCCCGAAAGGGCCTGGCAGGGCGACATCGCCGTCTTCTTCGTCCACGGCGCACGGCAGTCAGGTGACGCCTGGGCCGTTGGTGCACAGACTCAACCCGGCTCCGATCTCCTCGGCATGATCACCCTCAGCGGCCGAGGTCAGGACGACGCCGCCAACGCGGCCGTGAAGTGGATACGGGATCACTGCACCGCAAACGACCTGGAGCTGGTCCGGGTCGAGAACTTCAACGACCGCTACCCCGAGGAACAGCGAGCGGGCTTCTCGCTCACACGCTTCACCATCGCCCGGTCCGAGTCCCCGGGCCTGGACGGCTGGGCGCTGCCGACCGGCTTGCCACCCACAGCGGCCCGGACCGCCCGCCGGTCCTCGAAGGGGCACCGGGAGACGGCGTGA
- a CDS encoding amidohydrolase family protein translates to MKSMGRRGILTAATALGIGAGLSTHAIVSAADENETSDKTSDISLRDRDLPFIGTEETFSTHELMVLNDRLFLEDTGLAELGPRRIGAMDKGGLNVQILSAHTPGVQNVKGKEGIDFAYRLNKLLVDGPMAKYPGRFQAFATLPLQNPEASADELERTVREDGFLGALTNGIIGKKFLDHPDFEPLLARAEALDVPIYIHPGLPPDEVFQIYYSNMRPEYQKENQDQVLSISAYGWHQEVVTQCVRMITSGVFDRHPKLQIIMGHMGEGLPFFYKRILEKMSEVTEKSLDKPFEQYFHDNCWFTTSAFPQTELLDLLLKYISVDRVMFATDYPFADIKAQTDWFRGVDLPRESKEKIAFRNAEKLFGMKVPVK, encoded by the coding sequence ATGAAGTCCATGGGACGCCGCGGCATTCTAACCGCCGCCACGGCACTTGGCATTGGTGCCGGCTTGTCCACGCATGCCATTGTCTCGGCAGCGGACGAGAACGAGACTTCGGACAAGACTTCGGACATTTCACTGCGGGACCGGGACCTGCCCTTCATCGGCACGGAAGAGACCTTTTCCACCCATGAGTTGATGGTGCTGAACGACAGGCTGTTCCTCGAGGATACTGGTCTTGCCGAGCTCGGCCCGCGCCGCATCGGTGCAATGGATAAGGGGGGGCTCAACGTTCAAATCCTCTCCGCACATACGCCAGGTGTGCAGAATGTCAAAGGTAAGGAGGGCATCGATTTTGCGTATCGTCTCAACAAGTTGCTCGTCGATGGACCGATGGCCAAGTATCCGGGGCGGTTTCAGGCATTTGCAACCTTGCCTCTGCAGAATCCGGAGGCCTCGGCAGACGAACTGGAACGCACAGTTCGGGAAGATGGCTTCCTCGGCGCTTTGACCAATGGAATCATCGGGAAGAAATTCCTCGACCATCCCGACTTTGAGCCCCTGCTGGCGCGCGCCGAAGCCCTTGATGTGCCGATATACATCCATCCGGGCCTGCCGCCTGACGAGGTTTTCCAAATCTACTACAGCAATATGCGGCCGGAATATCAGAAGGAGAACCAGGACCAGGTTCTCAGCATCTCTGCATATGGATGGCACCAGGAAGTCGTTACTCAGTGCGTCCGAATGATCACCTCGGGAGTATTCGACAGGCATCCCAAGCTCCAGATTATCATGGGCCATATGGGAGAGGGCCTTCCGTTCTTCTACAAACGCATCCTGGAGAAGATGAGCGAAGTGACCGAGAAAAGCCTGGACAAGCCGTTCGAGCAGTATTTCCATGACAATTGCTGGTTCACAACCAGCGCATTCCCCCAGACTGAACTGCTCGATCTCCTGCTGAAGTACATAAGTGTGGATCGAGTGATGTTTGCAACCGACTACCCGTTTGCAGATATAAAAGCTCAAACCGACTGGTTCCGGGGAGTCGATTTGCCACGCGAAAGCAAGGAAAAAATTGCGTTCCGAAATGCGGAAAAACTGTTCGGAATGAAAGTGCCCGTGAAGTGA
- a CDS encoding FAD-dependent oxidoreductase → MDDVLIVGGGPVGLFLAGELARAGCTVQVLEREPDSDAAWKSLPLGVRTLTAGSVEAFHRRGMLAEILTASGYGENVFLPRSLHFAGILVDPDAIDVGRLPFRLPSPAPERIVTSLEALESVLGERAAKLGVTIRRGVAVSGVEPHDDHVVVRAGADEHVARWVVGCDGGRSTVRGAAGFGFEGTDPTFTGYAMHVTMDDPEKLRPGFNLTPEGMYLRTYHEGHVGINDFDGGAFDRSQALTLEHLQEVLRRVSGTDVTLTGVRAASTFTDRARQATTYRRGRVLLAGDAAHIYSPLGGQMLNLGIGDAVNLGWKLAATVHGQAPAGLLDTYTEERHPIAARMLDWSRAQVAIMRPGPLSQAVQGVIRELIRTPDVATYIYDRLSGLALHYDLGSDQPLVGRNAPAFRLADGTALADLLPDGKGVILDFAGSLRDVAAPWHDRVRYVNGPAENDLGFDAVLVRPDGIVAWAGGDVPSFTEAMNRWFTAGVR, encoded by the coding sequence GTGGATGACGTGTTGATCGTTGGTGGCGGGCCGGTCGGCCTGTTCCTTGCCGGTGAGCTGGCCCGGGCCGGCTGCACCGTCCAGGTGCTGGAGCGGGAACCGGATTCGGACGCCGCGTGGAAGTCGTTGCCGCTGGGGGTGCGGACGCTGACGGCGGGTTCGGTCGAGGCGTTCCACCGCCGGGGGATGCTGGCCGAGATCCTGACCGCGTCGGGCTACGGCGAGAATGTGTTCTTGCCGCGCAGCCTTCACTTCGCCGGCATCCTGGTCGACCCGGACGCCATCGACGTCGGCAGGCTGCCCTTCCGGCTGCCCAGCCCGGCCCCGGAACGCATCGTGACCAGTCTCGAGGCGCTCGAGTCGGTGCTGGGCGAGCGCGCCGCCAAGCTCGGCGTCACCATCCGCCGCGGTGTCGCGGTCTCCGGCGTCGAGCCGCACGACGACCATGTCGTGGTCCGGGCCGGCGCGGACGAGCACGTGGCCCGCTGGGTCGTCGGCTGCGACGGCGGGCGCAGCACCGTACGCGGCGCGGCGGGTTTCGGCTTCGAGGGCACCGATCCGACCTTCACCGGCTACGCCATGCACGTCACCATGGACGACCCGGAGAAGCTGCGCCCTGGGTTCAATCTGACGCCCGAGGGCATGTACCTGCGGACCTACCATGAGGGACACGTCGGTATCAACGACTTCGACGGCGGAGCCTTCGACCGCTCCCAGGCGTTGACGCTCGAGCACCTGCAGGAGGTGCTGCGCCGGGTGTCCGGCACCGACGTGACGCTGACCGGTGTGCGTGCGGCATCCACGTTCACCGACCGGGCGCGGCAGGCGACGACGTACCGGCGCGGACGCGTGTTGCTGGCCGGGGACGCCGCGCACATCTACTCGCCGCTGGGCGGGCAGATGCTCAACCTCGGCATCGGCGACGCAGTGAACCTGGGCTGGAAGCTGGCCGCGACGGTCCACGGGCAGGCGCCGGCCGGGCTGCTGGACACGTACACCGAGGAGCGGCACCCGATCGCCGCGCGGATGCTCGACTGGTCCCGCGCCCAGGTGGCGATCATGCGGCCGGGCCCGCTCTCGCAGGCGGTTCAGGGGGTGATTCGGGAGCTGATCCGGACCCCGGACGTGGCGACCTACATCTACGACCGGCTCTCCGGGCTGGCCCTGCACTACGACCTCGGCAGTGACCAGCCGCTCGTCGGCCGCAACGCGCCGGCCTTCCGGCTGGCCGACGGCACCGCGCTGGCCGACCTCCTGCCGGACGGGAAGGGCGTGATCCTCGATTTCGCCGGTTCCCTGCGGGACGTGGCCGCACCCTGGCACGACCGCGTCCGGTACGTGAACGGCCCGGCCGAGAACGACCTGGGCTTCGACGCCGTGCTGGTCCGGCCGGATGGCATCGTCGCGTGGGCCGGCGGTGACGTGCCGTCGTTCACGGAAGCGATGAACCGGTGGTTCACCGCCGGGGTCCGATAG